From the Oryza glaberrima chromosome 5, OglaRS2, whole genome shotgun sequence genome, one window contains:
- the LOC127774273 gene encoding uncharacterized protein LOC127774273 encodes MDIESVRCACCGLEEDCTQEYIENVKANFGGKWLCGLCSEAVGDELSKDRREQDGIEDAIKAHMAFCRMALSSPAVKVADGMKEMLRKRSKDKVKPEIPSKAHPFLLGDN; translated from the coding sequence ATGGACATTGAATCAGTGAGGTGTGCGTGCTGTGGCCTGGAAGAGGATTGCACCCAGGAATACATAGAGAATGTCAAGGCAAACTTCGGAGGGAAATGGCTTTGTGGCTTATGCTCAGAGGCAGTAGGGGATGAGCTCAGTAAAGACAGAAGAGAACAGGATGGCATCGAAGATGCTATCAAAGCTCATATGGCATTCTGCAGGATGGCACTATCAAGCCCTGCAGTCAAGGTGGCGGATGGCATGAAGGAGATGCTCAGAAAGAGGTCAAAGGATAAGGTAAAGCCTGAAATACCATCAAAAGCACACCCATTCTTACTTGGTGACAATTGA